One bacterium DNA segment encodes these proteins:
- a CDS encoding hydroxymethylglutaryl-CoA lyase → MRGGFPPSVRIVEVGPRDGLQSIPQLIPTARKVHFIDLLSDAALPEIEVTSFVSPKWVPQLGDGAKVFEAIKRRRLTIYTALVPNLRGLENALEAEFTSVSVISAASETFAQKNMNCTIDESIARLREMQPVWKENDLRVRGYVSTCWHCPYEGKVKIENVHRVVEQLFALGVDEISLGDTIGKAEPEEVKRLLDDLLAKWDVNDFALHMHDTHGKALANIKVGLEYGIRVFDASAAGIGGCPFAPGSSGNVATEALVQFCETNGVKTHIKQDKLTEAGDYIRSCL, encoded by the coding sequence GTGAGGGGAGGATTCCCTCCCAGTGTAAGAATTGTCGAAGTAGGACCACGCGACGGTTTGCAGAGCATTCCGCAGTTGATACCAACCGCTCGTAAGGTTCATTTCATCGATCTCTTATCCGATGCGGCATTACCGGAAATCGAAGTTACCAGTTTCGTGTCGCCAAAGTGGGTGCCGCAGTTGGGCGATGGTGCGAAGGTATTCGAGGCGATCAAACGGCGGCGGCTGACGATCTACACTGCGTTGGTACCGAATCTACGAGGACTCGAAAATGCGCTGGAAGCGGAGTTTACATCGGTGTCGGTCATTTCGGCAGCGAGTGAGACCTTCGCGCAAAAAAACATGAATTGCACTATTGATGAAAGCATCGCTCGTTTACGCGAAATGCAGCCGGTTTGGAAAGAGAACGATCTCCGGGTACGCGGATACGTTTCTACTTGTTGGCATTGTCCCTACGAAGGCAAAGTCAAAATCGAGAACGTTCATCGCGTAGTCGAACAGCTGTTCGCATTGGGCGTCGATGAGATTTCGCTGGGCGATACCATCGGTAAAGCAGAACCCGAGGAAGTAAAACGCTTACTCGACGATCTCTTGGCGAAATGGGACGTCAACGATTTCGCCTTGCACATGCACGACACCCATGGTAAAGCACTGGCAAATATTAAAGTCGGATTAGAATACGGAATCCGGGTATTCGATGCGAGCGCAGCCGGCATCGGCGGTTGTCCGTTTGCCCCCGGTTCTTCCGGAAATGTCGCTACCGAAGCATTGGTGCAATTCTGCGAAACCAACGGTGTGAAGACCCATATCAAACAAGATAAACTTACAGAAGCGGGCGATTACATTCGCAGTTGTCTTTGA